From the genome of Desulfobaculum xiamenense, one region includes:
- a CDS encoding NAD+ synthase codes for MKFALLQLNPTVGDIEGNARRIADAVRTAASAGADLCVTPELALMGYPPRDLLLQGGFVSAAWERLAALALELKDMPPVLVGIAAVNDSGTGKPLHNCAALLYGGEVRDVFRKTLLPSYDVFDEDRYFEPGKGPDILVHKGRRIAVTICEDIWNDSNFWSSPLYPSDPLEMIAARGADIVVNLSASPFVIGKQRIRQDMLSFTARKYGMSIVYANQIGSNDDLVFAGRSMAFGPDGKLFARAKSFAEDILIVDTDARTGRMENDDFSPESESWRALVLGVRDYARKCGFRSALLGLSGGIDSSLVAAIAAEALGPENVLGVLMPSPWSSVGSITDAEELATNLGIRTRTIPIKRLMRSFDDALGEAFEGHPADVTEENIQARIRGNLLMAMSNKFRSLLLSTGNKSELAVGYCTIYGDMSGGLAVISDVPKTLVFAMCRWLNSSRGRDIIPANVISKPPSAELRPGQKDEDSLPPYEVLDAILDRLVVQRLSPDAIEQAGYDRATIDRVRHLLRIAEFKRRQAAPGIKITDRAFGTGWRMPLAARLSY; via the coding sequence ATGAAATTCGCACTGCTGCAACTGAACCCCACTGTCGGAGACATCGAGGGAAACGCCCGCCGCATCGCCGATGCGGTCCGCACCGCCGCGTCCGCCGGGGCGGACCTGTGTGTCACCCCGGAGTTGGCCCTCATGGGCTACCCCCCGCGCGACCTTCTGCTTCAGGGCGGATTCGTCAGCGCGGCGTGGGAGCGCCTCGCCGCCCTCGCCCTTGAACTCAAGGACATGCCACCGGTGCTCGTCGGCATCGCCGCCGTCAACGACTCCGGCACGGGAAAGCCGCTGCACAACTGCGCGGCGCTCCTCTACGGCGGAGAAGTGCGCGACGTCTTCCGCAAAACGCTTCTGCCCTCCTACGACGTCTTCGACGAAGACCGCTACTTCGAGCCGGGCAAAGGTCCGGACATCCTCGTCCACAAGGGCAGGCGCATCGCCGTAACCATCTGCGAGGACATCTGGAACGACTCCAACTTCTGGTCCTCACCGCTCTACCCGAGCGACCCCCTCGAAATGATCGCCGCACGCGGCGCGGACATCGTGGTCAACCTCTCGGCCTCGCCCTTCGTCATCGGCAAGCAGCGCATCCGGCAGGACATGCTGTCCTTCACGGCGCGCAAATACGGCATGTCCATCGTCTACGCCAATCAGATCGGCAGCAACGACGACCTCGTCTTCGCCGGGCGCAGCATGGCCTTCGGGCCGGACGGCAAGCTCTTCGCCCGCGCCAAATCCTTCGCCGAGGACATCCTCATCGTGGATACCGACGCCCGCACCGGCCGCATGGAGAACGACGACTTTTCGCCGGAAAGCGAGTCATGGCGCGCCCTCGTACTCGGTGTGCGCGACTATGCCCGCAAGTGCGGCTTCCGTAGCGCGCTGCTCGGCCTGTCCGGCGGCATCGACTCGTCCCTCGTGGCGGCCATCGCCGCCGAGGCCCTCGGCCCGGAGAACGTACTCGGCGTGCTCATGCCCTCACCGTGGTCCAGCGTCGGCAGCATCACAGACGCCGAGGAACTGGCGACCAACCTCGGCATCCGCACCCGCACCATCCCCATCAAGCGCCTCATGCGCTCCTTCGACGACGCGCTTGGCGAGGCCTTCGAAGGCCACCCCGCCGACGTCACGGAAGAGAACATACAGGCCCGCATCCGCGGAAACCTGCTCATGGCCATGTCCAACAAGTTCCGCTCGCTGCTCCTGTCCACGGGCAACAAGTCCGAATTGGCCGTGGGCTACTGCACCATCTACGGCGACATGTCCGGCGGCCTCGCCGTCATCTCCGACGTTCCGAAAACGCTGGTCTTCGCCATGTGCCGCTGGCTGAACAGCTCGCGCGGGCGCGACATCATCCCCGCAAACGTCATTTCCAAGCCCCCGTCGGCGGAACTGCGCCCCGGACAGAAGGACGAGGACAGCCTGCCGCCCTACGAGGTGCTCGACGCCATCCTCGACCGCCTCGTTGTGCAGCGCCTGTCGCCAGACGCCATCGAGCAGGCGGGGTACGACCGCGCCACCATCGACCGCGTGCGCCATCTGCTGCGCATCGCGGAATTCAAGCGCAGGCAGGCCGCTCCGGGCATCAAGATCACGGACCGCGCCTTCGGCACCGGCTGGCGCATGCCCCTTGCCGCACGCCTGAGCTACTGA
- a CDS encoding HD domain-containing protein, with amino-acid sequence MRSSNRPDSSCPTREASRVDRDFPPTPDELDIRIPFDPDEFFVPDDATCERYWDQRDMPEHIRNHSTNVALIATAMARRAAEKNLIRGDAAVQAVRSSALLHDLAKIYCITHGGHHSQLGAAWVMEHTGNPLLAQGVLHHVWWPFTVDPIRHFLPLAVLYADKRVRHDEIVPLGVRFSDLFERYGKNDTARDRIGQALAQSQAIENCFNEHLKVDLNACTFDCGRLVD; translated from the coding sequence ATGCGGTCATCCAATCGCCCCGACTCTTCCTGCCCCACCCGGGAGGCCTCCCGAGTCGACAGGGATTTTCCGCCCACGCCCGATGAGCTGGACATTCGCATCCCCTTCGACCCCGACGAATTCTTCGTCCCGGACGACGCGACCTGCGAACGCTACTGGGACCAGCGCGACATGCCGGAACACATCCGCAACCATTCGACCAACGTGGCGCTCATCGCCACGGCGATGGCCCGTCGCGCCGCAGAAAAAAACCTCATCCGCGGAGACGCCGCCGTACAGGCGGTACGCTCCTCGGCCCTCTTGCACGATCTCGCCAAGATCTACTGCATCACCCACGGCGGGCATCATAGCCAGCTCGGCGCGGCATGGGTCATGGAGCACACGGGCAACCCACTCCTCGCGCAGGGCGTGCTGCACCACGTATGGTGGCCCTTCACCGTGGACCCCATCCGCCACTTCCTGCCGCTTGCCGTGCTCTACGCGGACAAGCGCGTCCGCCACGACGAGATAGTCCCCCTTGGCGTACGCTTCTCGGACCTCTTCGAGCGCTACGGGAAGAACGACACGGCGCGCGACCGCATCGGACAGGCGCTGGCCCAATCCCAGGCCATAGAAAACTGCTTCAACGAACATCTCAAGGTAGATCTCAATGCGTGTACTTTTGATTGCGGGCGGCTGGTCGACTGA
- a CDS encoding tRNA dihydrouridine synthase: MNEKRHPLIAKDSPWLAPLAGFSDLPFRLLCREHGCSVACTEMVSAKGLVYGGPGTGNLLDTSPQDTPLVVQLFGAEPEFIEKAMGILLERGYEYFDLNSGCPVKKVTKTGAGAALHNDVDRLEAIVAVMAKLAPGRTGVKFRLGWAAGEENYLEIGKRMEQAGASWLSLHPRHAKQGYSGTANWDALAELVGAVETPVIASGDLFTAEDGVRCIEETGVSGVMFARGALYGPHIFERFRALMHGETPITPDGPAIADMIRRHAELAREYFQGRKALVKMRTIVPRYVRDTPGSRILRSRVVACTSWEELDEIVTDFLCRQPEDTDGAL, encoded by the coding sequence ATGAACGAAAAACGCCATCCACTCATCGCCAAGGACAGTCCTTGGCTCGCCCCCCTTGCCGGGTTCTCGGACCTGCCCTTCCGCCTGCTGTGCCGCGAGCACGGATGCAGTGTGGCCTGCACCGAAATGGTCAGCGCCAAGGGGCTCGTCTATGGCGGCCCCGGCACCGGCAACCTTCTCGACACCTCGCCGCAGGACACGCCGCTGGTGGTCCAGCTCTTCGGCGCGGAGCCGGAGTTCATCGAAAAGGCCATGGGCATCCTGCTCGAACGGGGCTACGAATACTTCGACCTCAACTCGGGCTGTCCGGTCAAGAAGGTGACCAAGACCGGCGCGGGCGCGGCCCTGCACAACGATGTGGACCGCCTCGAAGCCATCGTAGCCGTCATGGCGAAGCTGGCACCGGGCCGCACGGGCGTGAAGTTCCGCCTCGGCTGGGCGGCTGGCGAGGAAAATTATCTTGAAATCGGCAAGCGCATGGAGCAGGCCGGAGCCTCGTGGCTGTCCCTGCATCCGCGCCACGCCAAGCAGGGCTACTCCGGCACGGCCAACTGGGACGCCCTTGCGGAACTGGTTGGCGCTGTCGAGACCCCGGTCATCGCCAGCGGAGACCTCTTCACGGCCGAGGACGGCGTGCGCTGCATCGAAGAGACCGGCGTTTCCGGCGTCATGTTCGCTCGCGGCGCACTCTACGGCCCGCACATCTTCGAACGCTTCCGCGCTCTCATGCACGGCGAGACGCCCATCACGCCCGACGGCCCGGCCATTGCGGACATGATCCGCCGCCACGCCGAACTGGCGCGCGAATATTTTCAGGGTCGCAAGGCGCTGGTGAAGATGCGCACCATCGTGCCGCGCTACGTCCGCGACACACCGGGTTCGCGCATCCTGCGCTCACGCGTGGTAGCCTGCACATCGTGGGAGGAGCTGGACGAAATCGTCACGGACTTCCTGTGCCGCCAACCCGAGGATACCGACGGCGCACTCTAG
- a CDS encoding flagellar basal body-associated FliL family protein: MIDELEDLLNGDDAAKAELDTDELNASLPRESQKVELDLEDAPFLDEEEEEEEEPQPEAAAPAPVLEEAGEKGPVWFKNLRIVIPAAAALLLVVAGLSVWLFMRQPAPPEAEPEATTEEVIPAEEQPMAVPEGEMQEFLVAFEPFWVEQRDTSGNVRFLVCRFSTVTDDEKLSFEVAQKMVILRDAIFYYLKNKDLTYLADTNNAEALKADILSVMNQYLSTGRIETLLIEEYLVK; this comes from the coding sequence ATGATCGATGAGCTTGAGGATCTCCTCAACGGTGACGACGCGGCAAAGGCCGAGCTCGACACCGACGAACTGAACGCCTCGCTTCCCCGTGAGTCCCAGAAGGTCGAACTCGACCTCGAAGACGCACCATTCCTCGACGAGGAAGAGGAAGAAGAGGAAGAACCACAGCCCGAGGCTGCCGCACCGGCTCCCGTCCTTGAGGAAGCCGGAGAAAAGGGCCCGGTCTGGTTCAAGAATCTGCGGATTGTCATTCCCGCTGCGGCAGCACTCCTGCTCGTCGTGGCGGGTCTTTCCGTTTGGCTGTTCATGCGCCAGCCCGCGCCGCCAGAGGCTGAACCCGAGGCCACGACCGAAGAGGTCATTCCCGCCGAGGAACAGCCCATGGCCGTACCGGAAGGCGAGATGCAGGAATTCCTCGTCGCCTTCGAGCCGTTCTGGGTGGAGCAGCGCGACACGTCGGGCAACGTCCGCTTTCTGGTCTGCCGCTTCTCCACCGTGACCGACGACGAGAAACTTTCCTTCGAGGTTGCCCAGAAGATGGTCATCCTGCGCGATGCGATCTTCTACTACCTCAAGAACAAAGACCTGACCTATCTGGCCGACACGAATAACGCCGAAGCCCTGAAGGCCGACATCCTGTCCGTGATGAACCAGTATCTCAGCACCGGTAGGATAGAGACCCTGCTCATCGAGGAATATCTGGTGAAGTAG
- a CDS encoding chemotaxis protein, with amino-acid sequence MAQTNILLEAGTNELEIVEFYLDEPAVEGSHYQGYYGVNVAKVLEIIRMPQVTEMPEVSHPCVLGAFNQRSHIIPLVDLSMWLGKKRVEKEPPKVIVTEFNKVTTAFLVSGVTRIHRISWEEVEPPNRFVSTLSGDSITGVVKMEDRIIFILDLEKIVADLNPSLGLRLDESIVWEKSENYKALVADDSTLVREMLKDLLQKAGFIVETVHNGKQAWDRLEQLRNLATQNGKPIWDYVNVLVSDIEMPSMDGHNLTLRVKQDPVLRKLPVMLFSSLITDKLRHKGDSVGADEQISKPEVSRLALRAKDLIAKYMEESE; translated from the coding sequence ATGGCCCAGACCAACATTCTTCTCGAAGCGGGCACCAACGAGCTGGAAATCGTCGAGTTCTACCTCGACGAACCCGCCGTGGAGGGCAGCCACTACCAAGGCTACTACGGCGTCAACGTCGCCAAGGTCCTCGAAATCATCCGCATGCCCCAGGTCACGGAGATGCCCGAGGTAAGCCACCCCTGCGTGCTCGGCGCGTTCAACCAGCGCTCGCACATCATCCCGCTGGTGGACCTCTCCATGTGGCTCGGCAAGAAACGCGTGGAAAAGGAACCTCCGAAGGTCATCGTCACCGAGTTCAACAAGGTGACCACAGCTTTCCTCGTTTCCGGCGTCACGCGCATCCACCGCATCAGTTGGGAGGAGGTCGAACCGCCGAACCGTTTCGTCTCCACCCTGTCCGGCGATTCCATCACCGGCGTGGTCAAGATGGAGGATCGCATCATCTTCATCCTCGACCTCGAAAAGATCGTGGCGGACCTGAACCCGTCCCTCGGCCTGCGCCTCGACGAATCCATCGTCTGGGAGAAGTCCGAGAACTACAAGGCCCTCGTGGCGGACGACTCCACCCTCGTGCGCGAAATGCTCAAGGACCTGTTGCAGAAGGCCGGATTCATCGTCGAGACCGTGCACAACGGCAAGCAGGCGTGGGATCGCCTCGAACAACTGCGCAACCTCGCGACCCAGAACGGAAAACCCATCTGGGACTACGTCAACGTCCTCGTCTCGGACATCGAAATGCCGAGCATGGACGGCCACAACCTGACCTTGCGCGTCAAGCAGGACCCGGTGCTGCGAAAGCTCCCGGTCATGCTCTTCTCCTCGCTCATCACCGACAAGCTTCGCCACAAGGGCGATTCCGTCGGCGCAGATGAACAGATATCGAAACCCGAAGTGTCGCGGCTTGCCCTGCGCGCCAAGGATCTCATCGCCAAATACATGGAAGAGTCCGAATAG
- the hypE gene encoding hydrogenase expression/formation protein HypE encodes MSDKKVLLDYGSGGKASQRLISELFKAHFSNPVLNRLDDAAFLDIAGPIAMSTDTFTVDPIFFPGGDIGSLAVHGTVNDVAMLGARPRFLSCAYLIEEGLEFEVLERIVASMARAAEKAGVYIVTGDTKVVPRGMADKIFINTTGVGTMLTDAYPSGENARPGDVVLVSGTMGDHGLTILAQREGLPLETKVESDSAALNHLTEKLVTEVGDIHVLRDPTRGGLATTLNEIAQSSSVGIQLEEELIPVNDGVRSGCSILGLDPLYLANEGKFLCILPEDKVEKALEVMRADENGHGACRVGTVSAENAGKVIMRTPLGGKRLLNMLEGEQLPRIC; translated from the coding sequence ATGAGCGACAAGAAGGTTCTTCTGGACTACGGCAGCGGAGGCAAGGCCTCCCAGCGTCTCATCAGCGAGCTGTTCAAGGCGCATTTCTCCAACCCGGTGCTGAATAGGCTCGACGACGCCGCATTCCTCGACATCGCCGGTCCCATAGCCATGAGTACCGACACGTTCACCGTCGATCCCATTTTCTTCCCCGGCGGCGACATCGGCTCCCTCGCTGTGCACGGCACCGTGAACGACGTGGCCATGCTTGGCGCAAGGCCGCGCTTCCTCTCCTGCGCCTACCTCATTGAGGAAGGGCTGGAGTTCGAGGTGCTGGAGCGCATCGTGGCGTCCATGGCCCGTGCCGCCGAGAAGGCGGGCGTGTACATCGTCACCGGTGACACCAAGGTCGTGCCCCGCGGCATGGCCGACAAGATCTTCATCAACACCACGGGCGTCGGCACCATGCTTACCGACGCATATCCCAGCGGCGAGAATGCCCGCCCCGGCGATGTGGTGCTGGTGTCCGGCACCATGGGTGACCATGGCCTGACCATCCTCGCCCAGCGTGAGGGCCTGCCCCTTGAGACGAAGGTCGAGAGCGACAGCGCCGCACTGAACCACCTGACCGAGAAGCTCGTCACCGAGGTCGGCGACATTCACGTCCTGCGCGATCCCACGCGCGGCGGCCTCGCCACCACCCTCAACGAGATCGCGCAGTCCTCCTCCGTGGGCATCCAGCTCGAAGAGGAACTCATTCCCGTGAACGACGGCGTGCGTTCGGGCTGCTCCATCCTCGGACTCGATCCGCTCTACCTCGCCAACGAGGGCAAGTTCCTGTGCATCCTGCCCGAGGACAAGGTCGAGAAGGCCCTTGAGGTCATGCGGGCCGACGAGAACGGTCACGGAGCCTGCCGCGTGGGCACCGTGTCCGCCGAGAACGCGGGCAAGGTCATCATGCGCACGCCGCTTGGCGGCAAGCGCCTGCTCAACATGCTCGAAGGCGAACAGCTTCCGCGCATCTGCTAG
- a CDS encoding FliA/WhiG family RNA polymerase sigma factor, giving the protein METLSFSGKNSSSRTEPWKRLESGDCRWDDFSSLERELIVRHYAPKIKILALRLKGKLPQQVELNELLSAGTLGLIECLGKFKPELNIKFETYAENRIRGAMLDELRRMDWFSRGLRQRVRMLEEAIRKIENRTGHRASKDELSQETGLSEREVEAALGALQNQLCLSLDAIQDHFSPDQSAHIDNEPYKTTALQDIIDKIASLIDELTMREKLVLSLYYSEELNMRETAEVMGITEGRVSQLHSQALKKLKTKFRAAYGRE; this is encoded by the coding sequence ATGGAAACATTAAGTTTTTCTGGAAAAAACTCCTCTTCCAGGACTGAGCCCTGGAAACGCCTGGAGTCCGGCGACTGCCGCTGGGACGACTTCTCGTCCCTTGAGCGTGAGTTGATCGTCCGGCACTACGCGCCCAAGATCAAGATCTTGGCGCTCCGGCTCAAGGGGAAGCTCCCACAGCAGGTGGAACTGAACGAGTTGCTCTCTGCGGGCACACTCGGTCTCATCGAGTGCCTTGGCAAATTCAAGCCCGAACTGAACATCAAGTTCGAGACCTATGCTGAAAACCGCATCCGCGGTGCCATGCTGGACGAACTCCGCCGCATGGACTGGTTCTCGCGCGGGCTGCGCCAGCGCGTGCGCATGCTTGAGGAGGCCATCCGCAAGATCGAGAACCGCACCGGCCACCGCGCCAGCAAGGACGAGCTGAGTCAGGAGACCGGCCTCTCGGAACGCGAGGTGGAGGCGGCGCTTGGTGCGCTCCAGAATCAGCTCTGTCTGAGCCTCGACGCCATTCAGGACCACTTCTCGCCCGACCAGAGCGCGCACATCGATAACGAACCCTACAAGACGACCGCGCTTCAGGACATCATCGACAAAATCGCCAGTCTGATAGATGAGTTGACGATGCGGGAGAAACTGGTATTATCCCTCTACTACAGCGAAGAATTGAATATGCGGGAGACTGCCGAGGTCATGGGCATCACGGAAGGCCGCGTCTCGCAGCTCCACTCGCAGGCACTCAAAAAACTCAAGACGAAATTCCGCGCCGCATACGGCCGGGAATAA
- a CDS encoding MinD/ParA family protein translates to MATTLISKHPTGPAKTATGFPHVISITSGKGGVGKTNVSANLAYLLASMGKRVVLLDADLGLANVDVILGLTPQKNIFHLFHENAKLDDILFPTPYGFHILPATSGVSDMLELDTGQKLELLESMDTLENRIDYLLVDTGAGINDNVLYFNLAVQERILVLTPEPTSLTDAYALIKVLKAQHGVERFRVVVNMAKSMAAAKEVYLKLHMACDQFLSGISLDLLGVLPHDPNVRASVIRQQPFTSVYPESPASMALAGVARRINAWKAPTQLDGNIKFFWKKLLFQD, encoded by the coding sequence GTGGCAACTACGCTCATTAGCAAACATCCCACCGGACCCGCCAAAACCGCGACGGGATTTCCGCACGTCATCTCCATCACGTCCGGCAAGGGCGGCGTGGGCAAGACCAACGTCAGTGCCAATCTGGCATACCTGCTGGCATCCATGGGCAAGCGCGTGGTCCTGCTCGACGCGGACCTCGGGCTGGCCAACGTGGACGTCATCCTCGGCCTGACGCCGCAGAAGAACATCTTCCACCTGTTCCACGAGAACGCGAAGCTCGACGACATCCTGTTCCCCACGCCCTACGGCTTCCACATCCTGCCCGCCACGTCCGGCGTCTCGGACATGCTGGAGCTCGACACCGGGCAGAAGCTCGAACTGCTGGAATCCATGGACACGCTGGAGAACAGGATAGACTACCTGCTCGTGGACACCGGCGCGGGAATCAACGACAATGTACTGTACTTCAACCTCGCCGTGCAGGAGCGCATCCTCGTCCTCACGCCGGAGCCGACCTCGCTGACCGACGCCTACGCCCTCATCAAGGTGCTCAAGGCCCAGCACGGTGTGGAACGGTTCCGTGTGGTGGTGAACATGGCCAAGAGCATGGCCGCGGCCAAGGAAGTGTACCTGAAGCTGCACATGGCCTGCGATCAGTTCCTTTCCGGGATTTCGCTGGACCTTCTGGGCGTGCTGCCCCACGACCCCAACGTGCGGGCATCCGTGATCCGTCAGCAGCCCTTCACCAGCGTCTACCCCGAAAGCCCCGCCAGCATGGCGCTGGCGGGAGTGGCACGAAGAATCAACGCCTGGAAGGCGCCCACGCAACTCGATGGAAACATTAAGTTTTTCTGGAAAAAACTCCTCTTCCAGGACTGA
- the hypD gene encoding hydrogenase formation protein HypD, whose protein sequence is MSVLDKFSDPKLCRSLLDRIHAELDGELRFMEVCGTHTVSIFRSGLHSLLPDRVIHLSGPGCPVCVTHESEVAMYLDLASRDDVIVATFGDLMRVPGPGGRNLKAAQADGARVAVVYSPFDAVKLAQANPDAKVVFLGIGFETTAPTVAATIQMAAKAGLDNFHVVSFHKLVPPALRALMADPELRVDALIMPGHVTSIIGPRAYDFLAEEFHLPSVVTGFDPLDILQSLLELVRQKNAGRAEVVNMYTRAVPEEGNPKAMSIMNEIFVPADALWRGIGMIPGSGLEIAPAYERFDAKKVLGLELVDVPPIKGCRCGDVLRGKLTPNKCPLFGKACTPAKPVGPCMVSTEGSCAAYFKYNTEL, encoded by the coding sequence GTGAGTGTGCTCGACAAGTTCAGCGATCCGAAGCTCTGCCGTTCGCTTCTGGACCGGATTCATGCGGAACTCGACGGCGAGCTGCGCTTCATGGAAGTCTGCGGCACCCATACGGTGTCCATCTTCCGTAGCGGCCTGCATTCGCTTCTGCCCGACCGCGTGATTCATCTCTCCGGACCCGGATGTCCCGTGTGCGTGACGCACGAGAGCGAGGTCGCCATGTATCTCGATCTCGCTTCGCGCGATGACGTCATCGTCGCCACCTTTGGCGACCTCATGCGGGTGCCCGGACCGGGTGGCCGCAATCTCAAGGCCGCACAGGCCGACGGCGCGCGCGTTGCCGTCGTCTATTCGCCGTTCGACGCGGTGAAGCTGGCGCAGGCCAACCCCGATGCCAAGGTCGTCTTCCTCGGCATCGGCTTCGAGACCACCGCCCCCACCGTCGCCGCCACCATCCAGATGGCCGCGAAGGCGGGGCTCGACAACTTCCATGTGGTCTCCTTCCACAAGCTCGTTCCGCCCGCGCTGCGCGCCCTGATGGCGGACCCCGAACTTCGGGTCGACGCGCTCATCATGCCCGGGCACGTCACCTCCATCATTGGCCCCCGCGCCTACGACTTCCTCGCCGAGGAATTTCATCTGCCCTCCGTGGTCACCGGATTCGATCCGCTTGACATTCTCCAGTCGCTGTTGGAACTGGTGCGCCAGAAGAATGCCGGACGGGCCGAGGTCGTCAATATGTACACCCGCGCCGTGCCCGAGGAGGGCAATCCCAAGGCCATGTCCATCATGAACGAGATATTCGTTCCGGCGGACGCCCTGTGGCGCGGCATCGGCATGATTCCGGGCAGCGGTCTGGAGATCGCCCCGGCATACGAGCGTTTTGACGCGAAGAAGGTCCTTGGGCTTGAGCTTGTGGATGTGCCGCCCATCAAGGGCTGCCGCTGCGGCGACGTGCTTCGGGGCAAGCTGACGCCCAACAAGTGTCCGCTGTTCGGCAAGGCCTGCACCCCGGCCAAGCCCGTGGGACCGTGTATGGTTTCCACCGAGGGATCCTGCGCCGCGTACTTCAAATACAACACGGAGCTCTAG
- a CDS encoding chemotaxis response regulator CheY encodes MAIDKNMRILVVDDFSTMRRIVKNILRQLGFNNIVEADDGTTAWDILNKDKIDFIVSDWNMPEMPGIDLLRKVRASEEFAHIPFLMVTAEGLQENIIEAVQAKVSNYIVKPFTAETLSQKINKIFEG; translated from the coding sequence ATGGCCATCGACAAGAACATGCGCATTCTCGTTGTGGACGACTTCTCCACCATGCGCAGGATTGTAAAGAACATCCTCCGCCAGCTCGGCTTCAACAACATCGTTGAAGCGGACGATGGCACCACGGCCTGGGACATCCTGAACAAAGACAAGATCGACTTCATCGTCTCCGACTGGAACATGCCCGAAATGCCCGGTATCGACCTGCTGCGCAAGGTCCGCGCCAGCGAGGAGTTCGCGCACATTCCCTTCCTCATGGTTACCGCCGAGGGACTTCAGGAGAACATCATCGAAGCCGTGCAGGCCAAGGTGTCCAACTACATCGTCAAGCCCTTCACCGCAGAGACCCTCAGCCAGAAAATCAACAAGATTTTCGAGGGATAG
- the ispH gene encoding 4-hydroxy-3-methylbut-2-enyl diphosphate reductase — protein MDVILAETAGFCMGVSLALKKLDSTLEEATGNRIRTLGPIIHNPQVLEAYAARGVDVITTPAEAMPGDTVVIRAHGVPQETERELQARGVTVHDATCPRVKKAQLLIARQTERGRTLLLYGEADHPEVRGLLSYADKNAIVFETLDELKERVVPGTDYFLAAQTTQDRKLFEKIHEYLKHVSTRPLPVLETICDATRIRQDEAIRIAREVEAMVVAGGRNSGNTRRLVQVVRDQGTPCTHVETADELNADDFRGLNRIGLTAGASTPDKIIREIVERLQSF, from the coding sequence ATGGACGTCATTCTTGCCGAAACGGCCGGATTCTGCATGGGCGTGAGCCTCGCGCTCAAGAAGCTCGATTCCACGCTGGAGGAAGCCACGGGCAACCGCATCCGCACCCTCGGCCCCATCATCCACAATCCGCAGGTGCTGGAAGCCTACGCCGCGCGCGGAGTGGACGTCATCACCACGCCCGCCGAGGCCATGCCCGGCGACACTGTGGTCATCCGCGCCCACGGCGTGCCGCAGGAAACGGAGCGCGAGCTTCAGGCACGCGGCGTAACGGTTCACGACGCCACCTGCCCCAGGGTCAAGAAAGCACAGCTGCTCATCGCCCGCCAGACCGAGCGCGGCAGAACGCTGCTGCTGTACGGCGAGGCCGACCATCCCGAGGTGCGGGGCCTTCTGTCCTACGCAGACAAAAACGCCATCGTCTTCGAAACCCTCGATGAGCTGAAAGAACGCGTGGTTCCGGGCACGGACTATTTTCTCGCCGCGCAGACCACGCAGGACCGCAAGCTCTTCGAGAAAATCCACGAATATCTGAAACACGTTTCCACGCGCCCGCTTCCGGTGCTCGAAACCATCTGCGACGCCACGCGCATCCGACAGGACGAAGCCATACGCATCGCCCGCGAGGTCGAGGCAATGGTGGTGGCCGGCGGACGCAACAGCGGCAACACCCGCCGCCTCGTGCAGGTGGTGCGCGATCAGGGCACGCCATGCACCCATGTCGAAACCGCCGACGAGCTCAACGCCGACGATTTCCGGGGACTCAACAGAATCGGCTTGACAGCCGGCGCTTCCACCCCCGATAAAATCATAAGAGAGATAGTCGAAAGGCTGCAGTCTTTCTAA